Genomic DNA from Pistricoccus aurantiacus:
CTCATCGACGAATCGTCAGCACTATAAACCACTGATAATTAGCGCTGGCGTTTTTTTAGTGCTGCTGGGGGGAATAGGAACGGCATTTCACGAAACCTTGAAGCAACGATTGACGAAAGAATCCGGCGTTATTGCGCAGCTTGCCTCGGGCAATATCGAAACGTTGCCTTATTCCAGTATCGGGATTCGCATTCATAGCTGGCGCGCCGCTATGGAATGGATCGAAGAGCGCCCGCTCGTGGGTTGGGGGGGCGAAGGCCGTAGTCTAGTTATCGAACATACCGACTGGTTGCCAAATACAGTCAAGCAAAACTACGGACATCTGCATAATTTCTTTTTGGAAATCTGGGTCGCTTATGGCGCGCTGGGTTTTGTTGTTATCGCGGCCTTGGCAGTCTGGGTGGGGCGCGCTACTTGGCTGGCTTGGCGGGGCGGCGCGTTACCCGGCGACATGGCGCTATTTGGCGCCGGATTTTTTGTCTACTGGCTAGTCATCAATCAGTTCGAGTCCTACAATTCCTTTTCAACCGGTGTATTCGTCCATAATCTGATCGTGGGAGGACTGATAACTCATTACTGGAAATGGCAATACTCGACAAAACACAGCGCTGTGCAACGGTCAAGTCAGTGAATCACGAAATGCTTTACCAGAGATCATGACGAAGGATTCATGGGCCTTGATATGTGTCTGAAAATAATCATGTCGACCATAATCCATGAACTCGTTTCTTACTGACGATACAGGAGCTTCACAATGGCATGCCTGTCGACCGAAGACACACACTGACACGTGATCGCTATGCTACAGGACTCCGCTCACGCCTATCGCCGTTCCCTCGCCGTCAAGTGGGTCGAGGACGGCATGAGCCAATCGGAAGTCGCCCGACGCCTGGAGGTTACCCAAGGCGCTGTCAGCCAATGGGTCGTTCGAGCGCGCCAGGGCGGCGAAGCGGCCCTCAAGACCCAACCGCGATCCGGTCGTCCGCCTGCCGAGCTCGTGCCCGGGTGTTGGCGACACTGGAAGCGCTGGGCCCGGAAGGCTTCGGCTACGAGGATCAGCGCTGGACGACGCAGCGCATTGCCGATGCCATCGCGCGCCTGACCGATGTCCGTTACAGCATCTCAAAGATCAGTGACCTGCTCCGGCAATGGGGCTGGTCTTGGCAAGTCCCTAAACGGCGGGATAGCCGACGGGACGAGGCCACCATCGAGCACTGGCGAGCGCAGCTCTGGCCGGCAGTAAAAAATCCGTCGAGGCCCGGGGCGAGACGCTGATCTTCGTCGATGAGTCGAGCTTTTATCTTTGTTCCCCGCATCAGAAGACGTTTGCCCCGGTGGGTCAGACGCCGAACGTCAAGGGAAAGCGCGGCGACGTATACAAGAGTGGGGATACTAGCTGTGCCGCCCGAAATTTCTACTGTTGAATACAAAATGAAGCTGCTTTATTACTAGAGTCAATATAAAAAATATCCATCCAGACGTTGCCATAATGTTGACGAGCAATGTTTTGTGGAA
This window encodes:
- a CDS encoding O-antigen ligase family protein — protein: MALSGLTALLIYGKGIRNAAAVWLLFAAIGVQLLSWTLGYFHHPEWVADNPQIDRLAKLFIFIGVAWWLGGSTRNTLMVWLLALLGYLVTTFVQGDGIKEWITGFGGQRVGFGIRNNQHASMLFGVALLGLIVFFRRFASPGRARVWRIGLWTCLTIICLSGVLVGQTRAVWLSLGLALPCVGIVWLIKQARHSSTNRQHYKPLIISAGVFLVLLGGIGTAFHETLKQRLTKESGVIAQLASGNIETLPYSSIGIRIHSWRAAMEWIEERPLVGWGGEGRSLVIEHTDWLPNTVKQNYGHLHNFFLEIWVAYGALGFVVIAALAVWVGRATWLAWRGGALPGDMALFGAGFFVYWLVINQFESYNSFSTGVFVHNLIVGGLITHYWKWQYSTKHSAVQRSSQ
- a CDS encoding helix-turn-helix domain-containing protein; amino-acid sequence: MSQSEVARRLEVTQGAVSQWVVRARQGGEAALKTQPRSGRPPAELVPGCWRHWKRWARKASATRISAGRRSALPMPSRA
- a CDS encoding helix-turn-helix domain-containing protein, whose translation is MLATLEALGPEGFGYEDQRWTTQRIADAIARLTDVRYSISKISDLLRQWGWSWQVPKRRDSRRDEATIEHWRAQLWPAVKNPSRPGARR